TCTAAAAACGTCACGCGCAGTGTATTTTCTTCCTGACCATATCTTGGTGACCACGCCCACCACCCGATCATCAAGACGACTCCGAAGACACAGCCCCAACGCAACCCTTGCCTGTCTCGCCACAGTAATGCGCAGAGGAGAAGACCATAAAAAACCACGATCGCGAATACACTCGGAGAAGCGACATGCCATTCAGCTCCCGGCAGATAGGATAAGCCCGTCACGATCTCCACTAACGTATCTGATACGACTTGATTGATCGAAGCGAACGGCAACGTGTCTGAATCGAAAAGCAGCACCCATACCGCTGAAAAAAGACCAAGCGGAATCACGAGAACACCAACGAACGGAACGACGATCAGGTTGGCCACGACTCCCAACCAGCCCATTTGATTAAAATGGTACGCCACGATGGGAATTGTCGCGATGGTAACGGCCAACGTGACCACTGAGACTTGCTTGATCCATTGCCAGGTCGAATTAAAAAAGCCTTGACGTTCATTGGGCCATGGATCGGGTTCCAAAGCATCTTCCGACTCTTCAGGACTTCTTCTTAAGACTAACGCAATCGCTAAAACAGCCCCGTAAGAAAGCTGAAATGATATGTCATAGATCGCTTGCGGATTTTGCGCAACGATAAACAATGCCGCAATGCCGAGCGCGGTCAACAGATGCTTGTCCCGTCCCAACCAAACGGCAACAAGAAACAAGGTAATCATGATCCAAGAACGAACGGTCGCCACCTCTCCCCCAGCTAGCAAGGTATAAAAGGTCACACAGGGAAACGTGACGAGAACCGCTAACCGCGTGGCAGTCACACGGAGCGACAACCATTCAAGCCATGCTTGAGGAAGACGCAGCACGATCCCTTTGACAGCAAAAAACACGAGAAACGCGATCAGGCCAAGATGAGAACCGGAGATAGAAATAATATGAACAGTTCCGGTATCCATGAAGACTTTTCGTGTGCTCGGAGCCAGATAACTTTGTTCACCGATGATCATACCCAAAAACAGACCTAAGGCGGGATCGGACAACGTAGCTTCGGCCGCTCGATGAATATAAGCGCGCCATTGATCAACCCCAGCCAACAAATTTCTTGTTTCATTCCTAACATCTGATGAACCCACGGCAACTTGGCCCGGACCTGAGACCGTTGCGACAGCATGAATGCCTTTTCGTTTCAAGTATCTCCCGTAGTCAAATCCGCCTGGGTTCCTCGTTCCATACGGTTCCCGCAATCGAGTCGTCACCTCGATTGGATCGCCTTGATAAATTTCCCGATCGGCATTGTGCCACGTTAATCGAAGAATCCCAGAAGCAGCATGTCGCCGTGTTCCTTGCTGAACATCAGCCACATCTATAGTCATGATCAATCGATCCGGAGCGCGCTTGACAGGCTCGATGACGACCCCGCGCAGTTGGAGAGGTTGGCTATCCATCCAGGGTGATAGCGTATGATGTTCCAGCAACGCCACAATAACCACCCACCAGGCCATTCCCACGAGAAAACTCGTCAAGAGCACCATGACCCTGGCGCGGGTTATCGAAGTACAACGCTGAAGCCAGAAAAGGCCAAGACTAGACGAGACGAGCAGCAGGACGATCGAACAGGGGAAAAACCAAAAATAGGAACCAACGACAAGACCAACGAGAAACGCGAGGATTGGAGGAAGGATCACAAACCGGTGAACATGACGCTCATGTAATACAGGACTTGACGACGCCGATTAGTTCTTCTGCGACTTCTTGAATCATCGAGTCACTTTCCCCTTCAACCATGACACGGACAAGCGGTTCCGTGCCGGAATATCGAACAAGGATCCGCCCCTTGCCATTCAACCGTTTTTGATTAACCGCAATCGCTTCTTGCAGCATGGGTAAAGACTCCAACGCGGGTTTGTGAGGAACTTCGACACCCAATAAAACTTGCGGCACCGCCTTCATACATTGCGTGAGTTCCGACAGCGGTTTTCCGGATCTTTTCATGAGTTTGAGCATTTGCAGCCCTGAAATCAATCCATCCCCACTTGAATGATAATCCAGAAAAATCATATGCCCGGACTGTTCCCCGCCAAGATTGAATTCATCCTTTAACATCCGTTCGAGGATATAACGATCACCAACGGGCGTTCGTTCCAAGGTAATGCCGGCTTGGCTCATGGCAAATTCAAACCCCAAATTACTCATGACGGTTCCCACAACCGTATTGTTTTTTAATCTCCCGCGTTCTTTGAGGTCTAAGGCAAAAGCGGCAAGGGCGTGATCGCCATCGATGACATTCCCGCCTTCACAAACGAACACACATCGATCAGCATCGCCATCGAGAGCAATCCCGACATCCGCTCGATGATGACGAACGGCTTCTTGAAGCTTCTTAGGAGCCACCGCTCCACACTCATGATTGATATTCATCCCATCAGGTTGATCGCCAATGACCCACACTTTTGCGCCAAGTTCTCGCACCACCTTGGGAAATACATGATAAGCGGCACCATTGGCGCAATCCAAAACGACCCGAAGCCCCTGAAAATCTAACTGTCGAGGCAAAGATCGCTTCACAAACTCGATGTAACGTCCTTCGGCATCATCAATACGGAACGCTTTCCCTATCTCTCCGGCCGTTGGACGAATATGTTCGATCTCATTCGTAAGGATCAACTCTTCAATGCGCAATTCCATTTCATCGGGCAATTTAAGCGCTTCGTTAGAAAAAAACTTAATGCCATTGTCTTGATACGGATTGTGGGACGCGGAAATCATGACACCGGCATCCGCTCTGAGGCTTCTCGTCAAAAACGCGATGGCCGGCGTGGGCAGAGGACCAACCAATTGCACATCGACACCCATCGAACAAATCCCCGAGAGTAAGGCCGATTCAAGCATATAACCCGAAAGCCGTGTATCTTTCCCGATCACGATTTGATGACGTCCTCGTCGTCTTTTAAAGACATGCGCCACGGCTCGCCCGAGCTTCATCGCCGTTTCACTCGTCATGGGTTCAAGGTTGGCCGTTCCTCGAACACCATCCGTGCCAAATAATTTTTTCATAAGAACTCCCCATCTGATGTCTTGGCACAGGCGATCGCAGAATCTCTCAGTGCCATCGCCATCTTGCAAACATCGCGCATCATGCCCACATCATGCACCCGAAGAATATTCGCTCCTTGAAAAACACCAATCGCCACAGCTGCAGCCGTACCGGCCATACGCTGCGAAACAGGCCTATCAGTGATCTTACCAATAAATGACTTATTTGACACCCCCAGTACGATGGGTCTGCCTAAGTCCGACAATTGATGGCACTGATGCAGCAACGCCAAATTGTGTTCTCGAGTTTTTCCGAACCCAACACCGGGATCCAACAGAATAGAATCCCTGGCGACGCCTTCCTGAATCGCGAAATGCAATCGCTCCGCCAGAAAATCCTTGACATCCCGGACGACATTTTCGTAGACCGGTACATCTTGCATGGTTTCTGGAACACCCTGCATGTGCATCAAAATCAGACCGGCGCAAGCGTCAGACACGACAGATGCCATTCGTGAATCATAACGGAGCGCGCTCACATCATTCACGATGACAGCTCCCAAGTCTAACGCCATTTGAGCCACGGACGCCTTGCGTGTATCGATTGAAATCGGCACCGTGCTTCGATGGCCAATGGCTTCTAATACCGGTTTGACTCTGTGCAGTTCTTCTTGGTCATCCACGGGGCGAGCCCCTGGTCTCGTTGACTCTCCTCCTATATCGATGAAATCAGCGCCTTCTTCGATCATACAAGACACCCGATCTACCGCTTTCTGAGGATCAAGGTAATTCCCTCCATCCGAAAAAGAATCGGGCGTCACGTTTAAAATACCCATGAGTAAGACTCTTGATCCGAGATCAATCGAATATTCACAAGCTCGAAAAATATTCTGCCCTGGTTTTAACATTTTCTACAAGAAAGCCCTTACAAAAAATTGGGCCAATATTCCGTGCATTATCTGGGGAAGAGGGTATTGATCTGGCATCCGAACCGGATGCCCAGAATAGCGAGTGGAAAGGCTTATATTTTGAGGCGTGGCTCAGGATGAATTAGACAGCAGCTGGTTGTACGGCAGATGTTTGTTGAACGATTTCTTCAACTTCCATCGCATCAAGGACTTCCTTTTCTAATAGAGCTTCAGCAAGCGCCCTCAGCGTATGAATATTTTCCGTCAACATTCGTTTCGTTCGCTCGTAGGATTCAATGATCAGACGCTTCACTTCACGATCAATCTCCAGGGCAACTTGATCACTAAAGTCCCGCCTCGTGGAGATTTCACGACCGAGGAAAATTTCCTCATCTTTTTTCCCGAACGTCAAAGGCCCCAGCGTATCACTCATCCCCCATTCACAAACCATTTTCCGAGCTAATTCCGTCGCGCGCTCAATATCATTGCCAGCGCCAGTCGTGACGTTCTTAAAAATCAATTCTTCAGCGACACGGCCGCCGAACAAAATCGCAAGGGTGTTGTATAAAAACTCTTTGGAATAACTGTGACGATCGTCTATTGGCAGCTGCATGGTCATACCCAAAGCACGCCCGCGTGGAATGATCGTGACTTTATGGACAGGGTCTGTACCTGGCAGCAACTTGGCCATTAACGCATGGCCTGCTTCATGATAGGCAGTGGTCCGCTTCTCTTCATCGCTCAGCACCATGCTCTTTCGCTCAGCGCCCATCATGACCTTATCTTTTGCATTCTCAAAATCTATGAGTTCGACAGACTTTTTATCAAGCCGGGCCGCCCATAGAGCCGCTTCATTAACCAGATTTTCAAGGTCCGCTCCGGAAAATCCTGGAGTTCCCCGCGCGATTTG
The genomic region above belongs to Nitrospirales bacterium and contains:
- the glmM gene encoding phosphoglucosamine mutase — encoded protein: MKKLFGTDGVRGTANLEPMTSETAMKLGRAVAHVFKRRRGRHQIVIGKDTRLSGYMLESALLSGICSMGVDVQLVGPLPTPAIAFLTRSLRADAGVMISASHNPYQDNGIKFFSNEALKLPDEMELRIEELILTNEIEHIRPTAGEIGKAFRIDDAEGRYIEFVKRSLPRQLDFQGLRVVLDCANGAAYHVFPKVVRELGAKVWVIGDQPDGMNINHECGAVAPKKLQEAVRHHRADVGIALDGDADRCVFVCEGGNVIDGDHALAAFALDLKERGRLKNNTVVGTVMSNLGFEFAMSQAGITLERTPVGDRYILERMLKDEFNLGGEQSGHMIFLDYHSSGDGLISGLQMLKLMKRSGKPLSELTQCMKAVPQVLLGVEVPHKPALESLPMLQEAIAVNQKRLNGKGRILVRYSGTEPLVRVMVEGESDSMIQEVAEELIGVVKSCIT
- a CDS encoding DNA internalization-related competence protein ComEC/Rec2, encoding MILPPILAFLVGLVVGSYFWFFPCSIVLLLVSSSLGLFWLQRCTSITRARVMVLLTSFLVGMAWWVVIVALLEHHTLSPWMDSQPLQLRGVVIEPVKRAPDRLIMTIDVADVQQGTRRHAASGILRLTWHNADREIYQGDPIEVTTRLREPYGTRNPGGFDYGRYLKRKGIHAVATVSGPGQVAVGSSDVRNETRNLLAGVDQWRAYIHRAAEATLSDPALGLFLGMIIGEQSYLAPSTRKVFMDTGTVHIISISGSHLGLIAFLVFFAVKGIVLRLPQAWLEWLSLRVTATRLAVLVTFPCVTFYTLLAGGEVATVRSWIMITLFLVAVWLGRDKHLLTALGIAALFIVAQNPQAIYDISFQLSYGAVLAIALVLRRSPEESEDALEPDPWPNERQGFFNSTWQWIKQVSVVTLAVTIATIPIVAYHFNQMGWLGVVANLIVVPFVGVLVIPLGLFSAVWVLLFDSDTLPFASINQVVSDTLVEIVTGLSYLPGAEWHVASPSVFAIVVFYGLLLCALLWRDRQGLRWGCVFGVVLMIGWWAWSPRYGQEENTLRVTFLDVGQGDATVIELPDGQTILIDAGPRYRRLDMGQAVIGPYLWDRGIRRLDHVIATHPQWDHVGGMPWVLETFEVGRYWSNGAARERQFYRRLEQSLREINMQESHAEDGQIILRSDSCVLSVTNPMLRTMTPSETSRAMESGSALNNRSLVTLLQCGLHSFLFTADIEKDALRRLNQLPERRTAQVVKVPHHGAKSSFHKGWIENLEADVAVVSVGQHNRYGHPYPSVIAAYEDRGILLYRTDRDGAVWMTVDLDSSAMAIHTARNTTLQPIQLNENILMNEWENVERAWTKWIGEF
- the folP gene encoding dihydropteroate synthase; translated protein: MGILNVTPDSFSDGGNYLDPQKAVDRVSCMIEEGADFIDIGGESTRPGARPVDDQEELHRVKPVLEAIGHRSTVPISIDTRKASVAQMALDLGAVIVNDVSALRYDSRMASVVSDACAGLILMHMQGVPETMQDVPVYENVVRDVKDFLAERLHFAIQEGVARDSILLDPGVGFGKTREHNLALLHQCHQLSDLGRPIVLGVSNKSFIGKITDRPVSQRMAGTAAAVAIGVFQGANILRVHDVGMMRDVCKMAMALRDSAIACAKTSDGEFL